One genomic region from Leptospira tipperaryensis encodes:
- a CDS encoding response regulator has product MKVLVLDSGATVRKIISSFFPSEDFQIVEAATAKEGLDLAFQESFDLITIGMVLPDADGFSVCKIIRGSLRDKKSSACKDSKIYLITSGDIDSNRDKAIEFGFDGIYPKPSGIEEFKAVIEKIIELAYGQENTTHVVSQDHKKIAIVDDSELNLLLLGKILKKNGFQVQAFTEGKKALEFLLSTDMEISHIFTDWVMPDFSGEEFVEAMRKQNRFDSIPIAVITGLEENEGISISKLPKNVQILHKPYSERSILEYIQKN; this is encoded by the coding sequence TTGAAAGTTTTGGTTTTAGATTCCGGAGCCACGGTGAGAAAAATCATCTCTTCCTTCTTCCCTTCTGAAGATTTTCAAATCGTAGAAGCGGCGACCGCTAAAGAAGGTTTAGATTTGGCGTTTCAAGAATCTTTCGATCTCATTACGATCGGAATGGTACTTCCGGACGCAGACGGTTTTTCCGTTTGTAAAATTATTCGCGGAAGCCTACGGGATAAAAAATCGAGCGCATGCAAAGATTCTAAAATTTATCTCATTACGTCGGGCGATATCGATTCCAATCGAGACAAAGCGATAGAATTTGGATTTGACGGAATTTATCCAAAACCTTCCGGAATTGAAGAATTCAAAGCCGTGATCGAAAAAATCATAGAACTGGCATATGGTCAGGAGAACACGACGCATGTCGTATCACAGGATCACAAAAAAATAGCCATCGTGGACGATTCGGAACTCAATCTGCTTTTACTCGGAAAAATATTAAAGAAAAACGGCTTTCAAGTGCAGGCGTTTACCGAAGGGAAAAAAGCACTGGAATTTCTTTTATCAACTGATATGGAAATTTCGCATATCTTCACGGATTGGGTTATGCCCGATTTTTCCGGAGAAGAATTTGTCGAAGCGATGAGAAAACAAAATCGTTTTGATTCTATTCCGATCGCGGTTATCACCGGTCTGGAAGAAAACGAAGGGATCAGTATCTCTAAACTTCCTAAGAATGTGCAGATTCTTCATAAACCCTATTCCGAAAGAAGTATCTTAGAATATATTCAGAAAAACTAA
- a CDS encoding LIC_13241 domain-containing protein translates to MSETSSFESRIKKTEELISFLNGSFSLEPESDSQEWPRAYRTSFHEKKYKAIFSIFGSFTLIPADSKSSPGTSPIYYLSLDTNSSNALAWTKPSGEFVEDSKQIIDELIRHIQIYEVGISEINSSGNRI, encoded by the coding sequence ATGAGCGAAACGAGTTCATTCGAAAGTAGAATCAAAAAGACGGAGGAACTTATTTCCTTTTTAAACGGATCTTTTTCCTTGGAACCGGAATCGGATTCTCAGGAATGGCCTCGCGCATATCGTACATCTTTTCATGAAAAAAAATATAAAGCCATATTCTCCATCTTCGGTTCTTTTACTTTGATTCCCGCCGATTCAAAATCTTCTCCGGGAACTTCTCCGATCTATTATCTCAGCTTAGATACGAACTCTTCGAACGCGCTCGCTTGGACGAAACCAAGTGGAGAATTTGTGGAAGACTCTAAACAAATCATCGATGAATTGATTCGACACATTCAAATTTACGAAGTCGGAATTTCTGAAATCAACTCAAGTGGGAATCGTATTTGA
- the mazG gene encoding nucleoside triphosphate pyrophosphohydrolase, which produces MPTRSLNEEISKLRDVTATLRGENGCPWDKEQDHQTLVPYLIEESQEVIEAILKKDDELLKEELGDLLFQVVFHARLAEERNAFDLAGVAERVADKLIFRHPHVFRPEELTLSSSQEVIENWEKIKDKEKKEPSYSSIFSNIPENFSSLLKAEKYQKKASKVGFDWKDISDVEGKVREEMEEFLVEYGHTKADGSNQVRIEEEFGDLLFSLVNLGRHLGISAESALTRTNAKFKTRFQYIEETLRNQGKTPADSNLQEMDQLWDKAKELES; this is translated from the coding sequence ATGCCAACCAGATCGCTTAACGAAGAAATCAGCAAACTGAGAGACGTAACTGCCACGCTTCGGGGGGAAAACGGATGTCCCTGGGACAAAGAACAAGATCATCAAACCTTAGTTCCTTATCTGATAGAAGAATCCCAGGAAGTAATTGAAGCGATTCTCAAAAAAGACGATGAACTTTTAAAGGAAGAATTGGGAGATCTCTTATTTCAGGTTGTATTTCACGCAAGACTCGCCGAAGAGAGAAATGCCTTTGATTTAGCAGGTGTCGCCGAACGTGTAGCGGATAAGTTAATTTTCAGACATCCTCATGTCTTTCGTCCGGAAGAGCTCACACTTTCTTCTTCGCAAGAAGTGATAGAAAATTGGGAAAAAATCAAAGATAAGGAAAAGAAGGAACCAAGTTACTCGTCTATTTTTTCTAACATACCGGAAAATTTCTCCTCACTCTTAAAAGCAGAGAAGTATCAAAAGAAGGCGTCGAAGGTTGGATTTGACTGGAAAGATATTTCAGATGTAGAAGGGAAAGTCAGAGAGGAAATGGAAGAGTTCTTAGTTGAATACGGTCATACAAAAGCGGACGGATCCAATCAGGTTCGTATCGAAGAAGAATTTGGAGATCTGTTATTCAGTCTAGTAAACTTAGGAAGACATCTTGGAATTTCCGCTGAGTCGGCTCTTACAAGAACTAACGCAAAATTCAAAACGAGATTTCAATACATCGAAGAAACTCTTCGAAATCAAGGAAAAACTCCAGCGGATTCCAATCTTCAAGAGATGGACCAACTCTGGGACAAGGCCAAAGAATTAGAATCATGA
- a CDS encoding DUF6580 family putative transport protein → MIRSKSLIVFSLILIAVASRYFPHPANFTPILAISLFAGAHFASKKLSLILPIVALLISDMIIGFHDLMPVVYGMSLLLVVMGWQLRASSSVGRIALSSVIGSVAFFAVTNFFVWLTSGMYSLDLSGFVQCYIMAIPFFPNGLLGDLFYTTVLFGAFALIEKAGWLKLSPVPVK, encoded by the coding sequence ATGATACGTTCAAAAAGTCTTATTGTTTTCTCTCTCATTCTGATCGCGGTTGCAAGTCGCTATTTTCCGCATCCGGCTAATTTTACGCCGATTCTCGCGATCTCTCTTTTTGCCGGAGCTCATTTTGCTTCTAAAAAACTTTCTCTGATTCTTCCGATCGTAGCGCTTTTGATTAGCGATATGATCATCGGGTTTCACGATCTGATGCCGGTTGTCTACGGAATGTCTCTTCTACTTGTGGTTATGGGCTGGCAGTTGCGCGCTTCTTCGTCTGTTGGAAGAATCGCTCTTTCCTCTGTAATCGGATCCGTCGCGTTCTTTGCGGTTACGAACTTCTTTGTATGGCTGACCTCTGGAATGTATTCTTTGGATCTTAGCGGATTCGTTCAGTGTTATATCATGGCGATTCCGTTTTTTCCAAACGGTTTGTTGGGAGATCTTTTTTACACTACGGTTCTTTTCGGAGCGTTCGCTCTGATTGAGAAAGCGGGTTGGTTAAAACTTTCTCCCGTTCCTGTGAAGTAA